A portion of the Bubalus kerabau isolate K-KA32 ecotype Philippines breed swamp buffalo chromosome 1, PCC_UOA_SB_1v2, whole genome shotgun sequence genome contains these proteins:
- the LOC129642027 gene encoding olfactory receptor 18-like, producing the protein MEPQNHTRVSEFLLLGFSDDPELQLLLFGLFLSLYLVTALGNLLIILAVSSDPHLHSPMYFFLSNLSLADISISTTTIPKMLVNFQTHSKSITYAACIAQVNFFALFACLESLLLTVMAYDRLVAICHPLYYLVIMNPHLCGLLVLASLSISFFNSLLHYLMMTQLTFCAGVELPHYFCEFSQLFNLSCSDTSISSILIYFIGTIFGGVPLSGVLYSYSRIISSILRLSSLGGRYKAFSTCGSHLSVVCLFYGTGIGVYISSALSSSPRKSAVASVMYTVVIPMLNPFIYSLRNKDIKSALWRISHRIA; encoded by the coding sequence ATGGAACCACAGAATCATACACGTGTCTCAGAATTcctcctcctgggcttctcagaTGATCCAGAACTTCAGCTCCTCCTCTTTGGGCTCTTCCTGTCCCTGTACCTGGTGACTGCGCTTGGGAACCTGCTCATCATCCTGGCTGTCAGCTctgacccccacctccacagccccatgtacttcttcctctccaatctGTCTTTGGCTGACATCAGTATCAGCACCACCACCATCCCTAAGATGCTAGTGAATTTTCAAACGCATAGCAAATCCATCACCTATGCAGCGTGCATTGCTCAGGTGAACTTTTTTGCTCTTTTTGCATGTTTGGAGAGTCTGCTTCTGacagtgatggcctatgaccggttGGTGGCCATTTGTCACCCCCTATACTATCTGGTCATCATGAACCCCCACCTCTGTGGTTTGTTGGTCCTGGCATCACTTTCCATTAGCTTTTTTAACTCCCTGCTGCACTACTTGATGATGACACAGCTTACCTTCTGTGCAGGTGTGGAACTTCCTCATTATTTTTGTGAATTTTCTCAACTCTTCAACCTTTCCTGTTCTGACACCTCCATCAGTAGCATATTAATCTAtttcattggtaccatctttggTGGAGTTCCACTGTCAGGGGTCCTTTACTCTTATTCTCGAATTATTTCCTCCATCCTCAGACTCTCATCATTAGGCGGGAGGTATAAAGCCTTCTCCACTTGTGGTTCTCACTTGTcagttgtttgcttgttttatggAACAGGCATTGGGGTGTATATAAGTTCAGCTCTCTCATCTTCCCCTAGGAAGAGTGCGGTGGCCTCAGTGATGTACACTGTGGTCATCCCTATGCTGAACCCCTTCATTTACAGTCTAAGGAACAAGGACATCAAGAGTGCCCTGTGGAGGATTAGCCACAGAATAGCCTAA